From the genome of Melitaea cinxia chromosome 12, ilMelCinx1.1, whole genome shotgun sequence, one region includes:
- the LOC123658532 gene encoding cyclin-dependent kinase 8: protein MGDNFQNNKTMASVMMDYEFKMKTQNERSKVEDLFDYEGCKVGRGTYGHVYKARRKDGSDTKDYALKQIEGTGLSMSACREIALLRELKHSNVINLIRVFLSHTDRKVWLLFDYAEHDLWHIIKFHRAAKANKKSVMVPKGMVKSLLYQILDGIHYLHSNWVLHRDLKPANILVMGEGPERGRVKIADMGFARLFNAPLKPLADLDPVVVTFWYRAPELLLGARHYTKAIDIWAIGCIFAELLTSEPIFHCRQEDIKTSNPYHHDQLDRIFNVMGFPQEKDWEDIRKMPEHATLVKDFKRSNYQNCSLSKYMDRHKIKPDSKAFSLLQRLLLMDPNKRITSEQAMQDPYFSEDPLPTQDVFAGCPIPYPKREFLTDDDQEDKSDSKARQNQQQQQPNTQQNQVQANSHDHAANNAKRMRMSGPNQGNTGGGGGQQEFHQQQQMMFGGQQQGAGSQQQGNFQQRF, encoded by the exons ATGGGGGACaactttcaaaataataaaacaatggcCTCAGTGATGATGGATTATGAGTTTAAAATGAAAACGCAAAACGAGCGATCTAAAGTGGAGGACTTGTTCGATTATGAAGGATGCAAAGTTGGTCGTGGAACTTACGGACATGTATACAAAGCCAGGAGAAAAGATGGATCTGACACTAAAGACTATGCTTTGAAACAGATAGAAGGAACGGGACTGTCTATGTCGGCTTGTAGGGAAATTGCG TTACTTCGAGAGCTGAAACATTCAAATGTTATTAACCTTATAAGAGTGTTCCTGTCTCACACTGATCGCAAAGTCTGGTTGTTATTCGACTACGCAGAGCATGATTTATGGCATATAATTAAGTTTCATAGAGCAGCAAAAGCTAATAAAAAATCTGTAATGGTACCAAAAGGAATggttaaaagtttattatatcaaatattagatggaatacattatttacattcaaATTGGGTTCTACATAGAGATTTG AAACCAGCTAATATTTTAGTGATGGGTGAAGGTCCAGAAAGAGGCAGAGTAAAGATAGCAGATATGGGTTTTGCTAGGCTATTTAATGCTCCACTCAAACCTTTGGCTGATTTGGATCCAGTTGTTGTCACATTTTGGTATAGAGCACCAGAATTGCTTTTAGGAGCGAGACATTACACCAAGGCTATtg ATATTTGGGCTATAGGTTGTATATTTGCAGAGTTATTGACATCTGAACCAATATTCCATTGTCGTCAAGAAGACATAAAAACTAGTAATCCGTATCATCACGATCAACTTGATAGGATATTCAATGTAATGGGTTTTCCTCAAGAAAAAGACTGGGAAGACATTAGGAAAATGCCAGAACATGCAACTTTAGTTAAGGACTTCAAAAGATCAaa TTATCAAAATTGttcattaagtaaatatatggATCGACATAAAATAAAACCCGACAGCAAAGCATTTAGTCTTTTACAAAGGTTACTTCTTATGGATCCCAACAAAAGAATAACATCTGAACAAGCAATGCAAGATCCCTACTTTTCGGAAGATCCGTTACCAACACAG GATGTTTTTGCTGGTTGCCCCATACCTTATCCAAAAAGAGAATTCTTGACTGATGATGACCAAGAAGACAAGAGTGACTCAAAAGCTCGCCAGAATCAACAACAGCAGCAACCTAAT ACTCAACAAAACCAGGTCCAGGCAAATAGTCATGATCATGCTGCTAATAATGCCAAAAGAATGAGGATGTCTG GTCCAAACCAAGGAAATACTGGAGGTGGAGGGGGACAACAAGAATTCCATCAACAACAACAAATGATGTTCGGGGGACAACAACAAGGTGCTGGCTCACAGCAACAGGGCAATTTTCAACAACGATTTTAA